One Microcaecilia unicolor unplaced genomic scaffold, aMicUni1.1, whole genome shotgun sequence genomic region harbors:
- the LOC115459635 gene encoding LOW QUALITY PROTEIN: frizzled-2-like (The sequence of the model RefSeq protein was modified relative to this genomic sequence to represent the inferred CDS: inserted 5 bases in 4 codons) — translation MPLPGVLLLCLNFWALGRGQFQGEKGISIPDHGFCQPISIPLCTDIAYNQTIMPNLLGHTNQEDAGLEVHQFYPLVKVQCXPELKFFLCSMYAPVCTVLEQAXPPCRSICERARQGCEALMNKFGFQWPDSLKCEKFPRHGAEQICVGQNHSEDGAPALLPTTTPLYGVGTVGPPKYATSDHPFHCPRVLKVPAYLNYRFLGEKDCAAPCEPAKSDGYMFFSQEEIKFARLWILIWSVLCCASTFFTVTTYLVDMQRFRYPXRPIIFLSGCYTMVSVAYIAGFVLEDRVXCNERFSDDGYKTVVQGTKKEGCTILFMMLYFFSMASSIWWVILSLTWFLAAGMKWGHEAIEANSQYFHLAAWAVPAVKTITILAMGQIDGDLLSGVCFVGLNNIHPLRGFVLAPLFVYLFIGTSFLLAGFVSLFRIRTIMKHDGTKTEKLERLMVRIGVFSVLYTVPATIVIACYFYEQAFREHWLKSWISQNCKSLAIPCPLQYTPRMTPDFTVYMIKYLMTLIVGITSGFWIWSGKTLHSWRKFYTRLTNSKHGETTV, via the exons ATGCCTCTCCCTGGCGTTTTGCTGCTTTGCCTGAACTTTTGGGCGCTTGGCCGGGGCCAGTTCCAGGGGGAAAAAGGCATCTCCATTCCGGACCACGGCTTTTGCCAGCCCATCTCCATTCCTTTGTGCACGGACATCGCCTACAACCAGACCATCATGCCCAACCTGCTGGGCCACACCAACCAGGAGGACGCCGGCCTGGAGGTGCACCAGTTCTACCCGCTGGTGAAAGTGCAGTG CCCGGAGCTCAAGTTCTTCCTGTGCTCCATGTACGCCCCGGTATGCACGGTCCTGGAGCAGG ATCCCCCCTGCCGGTCCATTTGCGAGCGGGCACGGCAGGGCTGCGAGGCTCTGATGAACAAGTTCGGCTTCCAGTGGCCCGACAGCCTCAAGTGTGAGAAATTCCCCAGGCACGGAGCCGAGCAGATCTGCGTGGGCCAGAACCACTCGGAAGACGGCGCCCCGGCTTTGCTGCCCACCACCACTCCGCTCTACGGGGTAGGCACCGTTGGGCCTCCCAAGTACGCCACCTCGGACCACCCTTTCCATTGCCCCCGGGTGCTCAAGGTGCCTGCCTACCTGAACTACAGGTTCCTGGGGGAGAAGGACTGCGCAGCCCCCTGCGAACCGGCCAAAAGCGACGGCTACATGTTCTTCAGCCAAGAAGAGATCAAGTTTGCGCGTCTCTGGATCCTCATCTGGTCCGTGCTGTGTTGCGCGTCTACTTTCTTCACGGTGACGACTTACCTGGTGGACATGCAGAGATTCCGCTACC AGAGGCCCATTATCTTCCTGTCGGGCTGCTACACCATGGTGTCAGTGGCTTATATCGCCGGGTTCGTCTTGGAGGACAGGG GGTGTAACGAGCGCTTTTCGGACGACGGCTACAAGACCGTGGTGCAAGGCACGAAGAAAGAGGGTTGCACCATCCTTTTCATGATGCTCTACTTTTTCAGCATGGCCAGCTCCATCTGGTGGGTCATCCTGTCCTTGACCTGGTTCCTGGCCGCGGGCATGAAATGGGGCCACGAAGCCATCGAGGCCAACTCGCAGTATTTCCACCTGGCGGCCTGGGCGGTCCCCGCGGTGAAGACCATCACCATCCTGGCCATGGGCCAGATCGACGGAGACCTGCTGAGCGGCGTCTGCTTCGTGGGGCTCAACAACATCCACCCTCTGAGGGGCTTCGTCCTGGCGCCCCTGTTCGTCTACCTGTTCATCGGCACCTCTTTCCTCCTGGCCGGATTCGTGTCCCTGTTCCGGATCCGAACCATCATGAAACACGACGGCACCAAGACGGAGAAGCTGGAGAGGCTGATGGTGAGGATCGGGGTGTTCAGCGTCCTCTACACCGTTCCGGCCACCATCGTGATCGCCTGTTACTTCTACGAGCAAGCGTTCCGGGAGCACTGGCTGAAGAGCTGGATCAGCCAGAACTGCAAAAGCTTGGccatcccctgccctctccagtaCACCCCCCGCATGACTCCGGACTTCACGGTGTACATGATCAAATACCTCATGACTCTGATTGTGGGCATCACCTCGGGATTTTGGATCTGGTCCGGGAAGACTCTGCACTCGTGGAGGAAATTTTACACCAGGCTTACTAACAGCAAACACGGAGAGACCACAGTGTGA